One stretch of Daphnia pulicaria isolate SC F1-1A chromosome 8, SC_F0-13Bv2, whole genome shotgun sequence DNA includes these proteins:
- the LOC124311060 gene encoding uncharacterized protein LOC124311060, translating to MQYNGSTSSVRAAQKSLISEDILWISQSHNLTSTGVIQHSEMSLSSEHKLELETHHSSTIFCDMMSPDEWKSSLPMVLQQNDASGVPSPTSPSNSIENLVLELENSNQDIDMGSPFTQCSDSLLLKVPFSDKYEEEELVCNMDTEDVNDMLFGMLGTEKEIDSDTGKLPSSTEKQSPVLVADAVHTNKGIENRLTSPDPLSIGLFAEDSLTDAMIPQTIVEAPTTTPDSQPEATEDVPKPPNDRKHSSLPCLTSRLAEVIHCNSRDDVSILQKATSTISTLRQQACDLMSTYSQLKFQNDELMQQQNLLQSEQSLCDSDATISKGCPLTIEVLIPFGGAKKAFGSAPLYHHIPIEDGQIPITSGEECPTEENVMDEPYEEQYDAPMVVNPTSKSNPCQTKKLCCELGCICSSLQNAGKLPVEHCKNPDCMLEPNCTQSGDPSHTPKTVFSIIKDGKVKPAVVENSLESNPNAEVVSVRNISKTEKVPVSRSRKSVTKKKLASVKRTRSTTVKPKENEVILLDDPKIDPKDLKIDPKHKKLLRECEVRLTRIDPKTLHQLVNGSSDVKLYSKCFVHVKKLQPEKNQTVYCMVHRLNGCICLGSTTND from the exons ATGCAGTACAACGGTTCAACGAGTTCCGTCAG GGCTGCCCAGAAGAGTCTTATCTCTGAAGACATTCTCTGGATTTCACAGTCACACAACCTGACTAGCACTGGAGTTATTCAACATTCAGAAATGTCTCTATCCAGTGAACACAAGCTTGAACTTGAAACTCATCATTCAAGTACCATATTTTGTGATATGATGTCACCCGATGAATGGAAGAGTTCCCTTCCTATGGTTCTCCAACAAAATGATGCTTCAGGGGTTCCTTCACCAACATCTccatcaaattcaattgaaaaccTTGTTTTGGAACTTGAAAACAGTAATCAGGATATTGACATGGGAAGTCCCTTTACACAATGCTCTG ATAGTCTGCTgctaaaagtgcctttttctgataaatatgaagaagaagaactagtGTGCAATATGGATACTGAGGATGTAAATGACATGCTTTTTGGTATGTTGGGAACTGAAAAGGAGATTG ACTCTGATACAGGGAAGCTGCCATCTTCGACTGAAAAGCAGAGCCCTGTTTTAGTAGCAGATGCGGTACATACAAATAAAGGAATCGAAAATAGGTTGACATCCCCCGATCCCCTTTCCATTGGGCTGTTCGCTGAAGATTCACTGACTGATGCAATGATTCCTCAAACAATTGTAGAGGCACCTACAACTACTCCTGATTCACAACCGGAAGCGACAGAAGATGTACCAAAACCCCCAAACGATAGGAAGCATTCTTCTCTTCCGTGCTTGACTAGCCGATTAGCGGAAGTTATCCACTGCAATAGCCGAGACGATGTCAGCATACTACAAAAA GCTACTTCAACAATATCGACGTTACGTCAACAGGCATGCGATTTGATGTCAACTTATTCCCAGCTGAAGTTTCAAAACGATGAATTAATGCAACAGCAAAATCTGTTGCAGTCCG AACAATCTTTGTGTGACTCGGATGCAACTATATCCAAAGGTTGTCCTTTGACTATTGAAGTTCTGATCCCTTTCGGTGGTGCAAAAAAGGCCTTTGGTTCAGCACCCCTTTACCATCATATTCCTATAGAAGACGGCCAAATACCAATCACATCCGGAGAAGAGTGTCCAACTGAGGAAAACGTCATGGATGAGCCTTACGAAGAACAATATG ATGCTCCTATGGTTGTTAATCCTACTTCAAAAAGTAATCCCTGCCAAACTAAGAAACTTTGCTGCGAGTTGGGTTGCATTTGTTCCAGTTTGCAGAATGCCGGAAAGCTTCCCGTGGAACATTGCAAAAATCCTGACTGCATGCTGGAACCCAATTGCACCCAATCTGGAGATCCATCGCATACTCCCAAAACCGTCTTCTCTATCATAAAAGATGGAAAAGTCAAACCAGCCGTCGTAGAGAATAGTCTTGAGTCGAATCCAAACGCGGAAGTAGTTTCAGtaagaaatatttccaaaaccgAAAAAGTGCCAGTATCTCGTTCCAGAAAATCTGtgaccaaaaagaaattagcGTCAGTGAAAAGGACACGTAGCACAACTGTAAAGCCAAAAGAGAATGAAGTGATTCTACTTGATGATCCCAAAATTGATCCAAAGGATCTAAAAATTGACCCCAAGCATAAAAAATTGCTGAGAGAGTGTGAAGTGCGCCTGACAAGAATAGACCCTAAGACACTTCATCAATTGGTTAACGGTTCGTCTGATGTTAAGCTTTACAGTAAATGTTTTGTCCACGTCAAGAAGCTTCAAccggaaaaaaatcaaacagtttACTGTATGGTTCACAGATTGAATGGTTGTATTTGTCTTGGATCCACCACCAACGATTGA
- the LOC124310950 gene encoding E3 ubiquitin-protein ligase SH3RF1-like produces MEEWMLNDLLECSVCLERLDISSRVLPCQHTFCKKCLEEIITTQKELRCPECRVLVSTKLEDLPPNVLLMRILEGMKNVPRTKQAGDTQTTVQTQETTHNANIPVACVLPQQQQQQHPKIHPDVHGKIESTPKNTVTLHQPCAKALYDYMPQEPGDLGFKKGDIIILKKRVDANWYHGEKNASQGFFPASYVQVLTPLPNATVPQCVALYDFKMSAEDEKDCLTFNKGAVVTVIRRVDENWAEGRLTERIGIFPISFVEMNSAAKLLMKISTNCQPGPSRSAPALPVTTANIQNSLNSITNSSISSSSTTPATTSSDSSPSSVTNRVVPREKRFSLNVNQQTHQTQYNRRSVEISTRHRGLTVSTSESELQPLVPGVSSPPPPGPPSFMTPPALYIALYPYKPQKADELELRKGALYTVSEKCQDGWFKGSSVRTQKIGVFPGNYVQAVRSQPHTQVNPPPPAPIAPQVTTPVRSTSQPSTIHPPPKLPPRALSPAAQNIGSVMSPVLSSQGYKPMSAMTGSTSSSASVPAAVVARLATTPAPAPALSPRATTLISPPPNVAISGGGTEPVGAPNQPEKKDKEKSSVSLMKRLTCRKKSSPPLLHPYSIDNPVFEDGFQTHVVSKTTCLTPTPAPIHVRSGSCPSQLLQVVPGPERLEREAETRSQEKGRHSMGGSQRLRSNKHRPNILPASGNVSVFSRSISTTTPASASSHEAMAAASVAVVAPRDKRVRSPASPVVSERFRCITPYPPNSEYELELRIGDIVYVHKKRDDGWYKGTLHRTGKTGLFPASFVESC; encoded by the exons ATGGAAGAATGGATGCTGAATGATCTATTGGAATGTTCTGTATGCCTAGAACGGCTAGACATTTCCAGTAGGGTTCTGCCTTGCCAGCACACATTTTGCAAGAAATGTTTAGAAGAAATCATCACCACTCAAAAAGAATTAAGATGCCCAGAATGCAGAGTTCTGGTTTCAACAAAGCTGGAAGACCTGCCACCCAATGTTCTACTCATGAGGATTTTGGAGGGGATGAAGAACGTTCCTAGAACAAAACAAGCTGGAGATACTCAGACAACAGTTCAGACACAAGAAACTACTCACAATGCCAACATACCAGTTGCTTGTGTTCttcctcagcagcagcagcaacaacacccCAAGATTCATCCAGATGTTCATGGAAAGATAGAATCCACACCAAAGAACACAGTGACACTGCATCAGCCGTGTGCCAAAGCGCTGTATGATTACATGCCCCAAGAACCTGGAGACCTGGGTTTCAAGAAAGGTGACATAATTATTCTGAAAAAGAGAGTTGATGCCAACTGGTATCATGGAGAGAAGAACGCAAGCCAAGGTTTCTTTCCTGCTTCTTATGTCCAAGTCCTAACTCCATTACCCAATGCAACTGTACCCCAATGTGTTGCCTTGTACGATTTCAAAATGAGTGCcgaagacgaaaaagattgtctAACTTTCAACAAAGGAGCTGTAGTGACAGTCATACGTCGAGTTGACGAAAACTGGGCAGAAGGAAGACTTACTGAACGGATTGGCATCTTTCCTATTTCTTTTGTCGAAATGAATAGCGCTGCCAAATTACTGATGAAAATATCTACAAACTGTCAACCGGGTCCATCTCGTTCAGCTCCGGCTTTACCCGTCACTACTGCCAATATTCAAAATTCACTCAACAGTATAACCAATTCATCAATTTCGTCTTCGTCCACTACACCAGCGACCACAAGTTCTGATTCGTCCCCTTCAAGCGTAACTAATCGTGTTGTACCTCGTGAAAAGCGTTTCAGCCTCAATGTCAACCAACAGACGCATCAAACTCAGTACAACCGTCGATCAGTGGAAATATCAACTCGCCATCGAGGTTTGACGGTCAGCACATCGGAAAGTGAACTTCAACCATTG gTACCGGGTGTCAGTTCACCTCCTCCACCTGGCCCACCGTCATTCATGACTCCACCAGCTCTTTATATTGCACTGTATCCATACAAGCCACAGAAAGCTGACGAGTTGGAACTCAGGAAAGGCGCTTTGTATACAGTCAGTGAAAAATGCCAAGATGGCTGGTTCAAAGGGTCCAGCGTTCGCACACAAAAGATCGGGGTATTCCCCGGTAACTATGTTCAGGCTGTCCGGTCACAGCCACATACTCAGGTTAATCCTCCACCTCCGGCGCCAATCGCTCCTCAGGTTACTACTCCCGTTCGATCCACCAGCCAGCCAAGCACGATCCATCCGCCGCCCAAGCTCCCTCCGCGGGCTCTGAGTCCAGCTGCACAAAATATTGGCTCCGTCATGAGTCCTGTTCTTTCGTCGCAAGGCTACAAACCTATGTCGGCCATGACCGGAAGTACGTCTAGCTCGGCATCAGTTCCTGCAGCGGTCGTGGCACGATTGGCCACTACTCCTGCTCCTGCCCCGGCATTATCTCCTCGGGCCACCACGCTAATCAGCCCACCTCCCAATGTAGCCATAAGTGGAGGTGGAACAGAGCCGGTCGGCGCACCAAACCAGCCGGAAAAGAAAGACAAGGAAAAGTCAAGTGTCAGCTTGATGAAACGACTAACATGCCGGAAAAAATCTTCACCTCCACTCCTGCATCCGTACTCGATCGACAACCCAGTTTTTGAAGATGGTTTTCAAACGCACGTTGTCTCTAAAACAACTTGCCTTACTCCCACTCCAGCTCCCATACACGTtag GTCCGGCTCGTGCCCCAGCCAGCTGTTGCAAGTCGTCCCGGGTCCTGAACGTTTGGAACGAGAAGCGGAAACCAGATCACAGGAAAAAGGAAGGCACTCGATGGGAGGTTCGCAACGACTTCGCTCGAATAAACACCGACCCAACATCCTCCCCGCTTCGGGCAACGTGTCGGTGTTCTCTCGTTCCATTTCGACAACGACCCCCGCCAGCGCCTCAAGTCACGAAGCGATGGCTGCGGCTTCCGTTGCTGTTGTCGCCCCCCGAGACAAGAGGGTGAGAAGCCCCGCTTCGCCCGTCGTGAGTGAGAG ATTTCGTTGCATCACGCCCTACCCACCCAACAGCGAGTACGAGCTGGAATTGCGTATCGGCGACATTGTTTACGTGCACAAAAAGAGAGACGACGGCTGGTACAAGGGTACATTGCATCGCACAGGAAAAACAGGATTGTTCCCTGCCTCATTTGTTGAAAgttgctaa
- the LOC124310848 gene encoding breast cancer type 2 susceptibility protein homolog, whose protein sequence is MNRNNHEATPDRPDRDVTNVFRTPVNPKPCSWSPILHAITPDLNAPDSECEGTPSLIRSLGIDPELNVSWSANMETPTQTQVSLPGFTRIDEQQSFDSKAKPLQPRHLFQNENNPNLGMMKEMLPSGKASNQKKCEKTFQHNSNTEDLFRLLKRPALKFIYPQPVYVNIHSKTQPMFSTKQLNKQTSGIKTENQSVTYLDSPQSNLQEMKKSLDFSSEPVVNVLLDRSSHTLPAVPFQQKEVHVIDSLPTKFATDDECLKQISLNLDETKDLPFSRNQGEADYSTSSNDDQKHCEIIASRNVFESVGFSTAAGKKVSISEKAMIQARARLEEIDKEDIGSKTNPSIPKESNILIKKQLTEKNWNSEHTLQNFDHLKTVGFSTAKGKPVHVSDEAMSKGRAMFAEVNEAPSSDVLKYQETVGFSTAGGKKFSISEKAMIRARAKFEEIDEEDLTITKHQVTRSNAKINYSREKRMAENDWNCDNMLPQNSDIPKAVGFSSAKGKPIHISDEAMAKGQTMFAEVSGNPLSNPSSITSAYPETVGFSTAGGKKVAISETAIVRAKSLFSEFEDANVDPTEFPATASCSRANVKKSVVSKEAIARGQALLEDVCEKNTEDEHGGTTKTSEKYAAVPKQNLSRSGDSRIRAKTSSFKAPRRVTPVPEPASHGLETTDCNPVQVPLTVGFNLASGKEVKVSELALSRAQKNFEEPIVIEEIPKIVETVQAVNINHNSSPSPFPVKDENADKKRKMEEEDDKDYWVSSPTIGKTKKAKKRKNFTDSPRSQLTQMATPGTPSAFESSTVSAKIRALRRKAREEQNAVIQRKRSKGRKPSPKAGYLYQQKKDGTCRKTWKELIDNSSLPEIVAPYKLLEDHGMLAAVYQVQASSASSFNFCAWDHFPIEDCLQNSKGVQLGEFLVIFTDENIIGCEEIGASLLASENVDPTLISYDWIRNHYRWIVWKLASMEKRMPSLFARTCLTMSNVLEQLKYRYDKEIDRCERSALRRIIEQDDTAAKTMILCVAEIRSNGPAMLELTDGWYSIEAHCDTAMQQLIEKNKIFAGLKLVISCAELVSPGPSAPLEKGSDTYLKISANSTRRARWDSKLGFYSKPFPFPISLASILPEGGVVSHIRVNVIRVYPMMYMEKAADGKTIFRGERQYRRITESAAMRFERMMEKVVEDIEREEDEQERKRIRADGNRHRSKEINLTDEEKRSRILAEAQKRMQMSMKSIEGVPMLKLRLVDCRATHLNSAIISIWRPNEELQYNIKEGRAYHLYNVNAAGLRFGELQLNAMKNTMWKEMKQSNLTPDLDRSVIAFSTANQPGFKPMFNELDIVGLVVFVGLQQRPFQTAILSDGNTYYGVKCWASLEDYALADIIVVGAFLAFSNLQWRATACRTASKMQFAFIHEGTLVSSRPALKHLDAALNDLKQSVKDPAACVAEAEGQVDTLLGSATPQSATPKYGTEVSRRGGMFTPTGVEYFGDGKKNETPTSSNVVINRARLLEKYPNPPALSPWNGCASPLVRQKFKPPARKPPAV, encoded by the exons atgaatcgaAATAATCACGAAGCTACACCAGATCGACCAGATCGTGATGTAACTAACGTTTTTCGCACTCCTGTGAACCCCAAACCTTGTTCGTGGAGTCCAATTCTTCATGCAATTACTCCAGATTTAAATGCTCCAGACTCTGAATGTGAAGGCACTCCTTCACTGATTCGAAGTTTAGGTATTGATCCAGAGCTTAATGTTTCTTGGTCAGCCAACATGGAAACTCCTACTCAAACACAAGTGTCTCTTCCTGGATTCACAAGAATTGATGAACAGCAGAGTTTTGACAGCAAAGCAAAG ccCTTACAGCCCCgccatttatttcaaaatgaaaataatccaAACTTAGGCATGATGAAAGAAATGCTTCCTTCTGGTAAGGCATCTAATCAAAAAAAGTGTGAGAAAACATTTCAACATAATTCAAACACAGAAGATTTGTTCAGGCTTTTGAAAAGACCtgctttaaaatttatttatcccCAACCAGTTTACGTAAATATTCATAGTAAAACCCAACCAATGTTTTCAACTAAACAGTTGAACAAACAGACATCTGGGATAAAAACAGAGAATCAATCAGTCACATACCTAGATTCACCACAAAGCAATTTACAAGAGATGAAAAAAAGTCTTGATTTTTCAAGTGAACCTGTGGTTAACGTTCTCCTTGATCGTTCAAGTCATACTCTACCGGCTGTCCCTTTTCAACAAAAAGAAGTTCATGTTATTGACTCTCTCCCTACCAAATTCGCAACTGACGACGAATGTCTGAAGCAAATTAGTTTGAACCTTGATGAGACCAAGGATTTACCCTTTTCAAGAAACCAAGGTGAGGCTGACTACTCAACATCTTCCAATGATGACCAAAAACACTGTGAAATTATAGCCTCACGAAATGTATTTGAAAGTGTTGGTTTCAGTACTGCCGCTGGTAAGAAAGTATCTATTTCTGAAAAAGCCATGATTCAAGCAAGAGCTAGACTTGAAGAAATTGATAAAGAAGATATTGGTTCAAAAACCAATCCGTCTATTCCAAAAGAGTCcaacattttaattaagaaaCAGCTCAccgaaaaaaattggaattcaGAACATACGCTTCAGAATTTTGACCATCTTAAAACTGTAGGTTTCAGCACCGCTAAAGGCAAGCCCGTTCATGTTTCTGACGAAGCTATGTCTAAGGGCCGAGCCATGTTTGCCGAAGTCAATGAAGCTCCATCATCAGACGTTCTCAAATATCAAGAAACAGTTGGATTTAGTACTGCCGGTGGTAAAAAATTCTCCATATCAGAAAAAGCTATGATCAGAGCAAGAGCTAAATTCGAAGAAATTGATGAAGAGGACTTAACCATTACGAAACATCAAGTAACCCGAAGTAACGcaaaaatcaattattcaagagagaaaaggatgGCAGAAAATGATTGGAACTGTGACAATATGCTGCCTCAGAACTCTGATATACCAAAGGCAGTAGGCTTTAGCTCAGCCAAAGGAAAGCCCATTCATATTTCGGATGAAGCAATGGCTAAAGGACAAACAATGTTTGCCGAAGTAAGTGGAAACCCGTTATCAAATCCATCATCAATTACCTCCGCATACCCCGAAACGGTTGGTTTCAGTACTGCTGGTGGTAAAAAAGTTGCCATCTCGGAAACGGCTATCGTCCGAGCCAAATCACTTTTCTCTGAATTTGAAGACGCTAATGTAGATCCTACTGAATTTCCTGCAACAGCTAGTTGTAGCAGGGCCAACGTAAAAAAAAGCGTTGTCTCAAAGGAAGCAATTGCTCGAGGTCAAGCTCTGCTAGAAGATGTTTGCGAAAAAAACACAGAAGATGAACACGGTGGAACTACAAAGACAAGTGAGAAATATGCCGCCGTCccgaaacaaaatttatctaggtcaggagattccaggatTCGTGCCAAAACTTCCTCCTTTAAAGCGCCTAGGAGAGTAACGCCTGTGCCTGAACCAGCTTCTCATGGATTGGAAACTACCGATTGTAACCCCGTTCAGGTTCCACTCACTGTTGGATTCAATTTGGCAAGCGGGAAAGAAGTAAAAGTATCAGAGTTGGCTTTATCCAGGGCTCAGAAAAATTTCGAAGAACCCATTGTAATCGAAGAAATCCCGAAAATTGTCGAAACTGTACAGGCAGTAAACATCAACCACAACAGCAGCCCCTCACCTTTTCCAGTGAAAGACGAAAATGCTGATAAGAAGAGGAAAATGGAAGAGGAAGACGACAAGGATTACTGGGTATCTTCACCGACAATtggcaaaacgaaaaaagcaaAGAAGCGAAAAAATTTTACCGACAGTCCTCGATCACAACTAACCCAAATGGCCACCCCAGGAACACCGTCGGCGTTTGAATCTTCCACAGTGTCAGCAAAAATAAGAGCTTTGAGGAGAAAAGCACGCGAAGAACAAAATGCAGTGATCCAGCGCAAACGATCCAAAGGCAGAAAACCTTCACCTAAAGCCGGATATCtctatcaacaaaaaaaagacggaaCTTGTAGAAAAACATGGAAAGAGCTGATTGACAACTCCTCATTGCCCGAAATCGTAGCTCCATATAAATTATTAGAGGACCATGGAATGCTTGCTGCAGTGTACCAAGTTCAAGCTTCGAGCGCTTCATCGTTCAATTTTTGTGCGTGGGATCATTTCCCCATTGAAGATTGCCTGCAAAATTCAAAAGGCGTTCAACTTG GTGAATTTCTGGTCATATTCACTGACGAAAATATAATTGGCTGCGAAGAAATTGGAGCTAGTCTACTTGCTTCTGAAAACGTCGATCCAACTCTAATCAGTTATGATTGGATACGCAACCATTATCGCTGGATCGTTTGGAAGCTAGCATCAATGGAGAAGAGAATGCCATCCCTCTTTGCGCGTACGTGCCTGACAATGAGCAACGTACTTGAACAACTTAAATATCGCTATGACAAGGAGATTGACCGCTGCGAAAGATCAGCACTGAGGCGCATTATCGAACAG gACGACACTGCAGCTAAGACTATGATTTTATGTGTTGCTGAAATTCGATCCAACGGTCCGGCCATGTTGGAACTGACGGACGGATGGTACAGCATAGAAGCCCACTGCGATACGGCCATGCAGCAACTGatagaaaagaacaaaatattCGCTGGTCTTAAACTAGTAATCTCTTGTGCTGAGCTGGTGTCCCCGGGTCCGTCTGCCCCGTTAGAAAAGGGTTCTGATACCTATCTAAAA ATATCGGCAAACTCCACTCGACGCGCACGTTGGGATTCCAAATTGGGATTTTATTCCAAACCGTTTCCGTTTCCTATCTCATTGGCATCAATTCTGCCAGAAGGAGGTGTCGTATCTCATATTCGGGTGAACGTCATCAGAGTGTACCCCATGATGTACATGGAGAAGGCAGCAGATG GAAAAACGATTTTCCGTGGCGAGCGTCAGTATAGAAGGATAACTGAGAGTGCAGCCATGCGATTTGAGCGAATGATGGAAAAGGTCGTGGAGGATATTGAGCGAGAGGAAGAcgaacaagagagaaagagaatacGAGCCGATGGAAATCGTCATCGCAGTAAAGAAATCAACTTAAcagatgaagaaaaacgatCCCGGATTCTTGCCGAAGCCCAAAAGCGTATGCAGATGAGCATGAAATCG ATTGAAGGAGTACCAATGCTCAAGTTACGCTTAGTTGATTGTCGTGCTACTCATTTGAACTCcgcaattatttcaatttggcGACCCAACGAAGAATTGCAGTATAACATAAAAGAGGGACGAGCATATCATTTGTACAACGTCAATGCTGCTGGACTACGATTTGGAGAATTGCAGCTTAATGCGATGAAGAACACTATGTGgaaggaaatgaaacaatCTAACCTCACTCCT GATCTCGACCGAAGTGTGATAGCTTTTTCCACGGCAAACCAACCTGGATTCAAGCCCATGTTCAATGAATTGGATATTGTGGGCTTAGTGGTTTTCGTTGGCCTTCAACAAAGGCCGTTTCAGACAGCAATATTATCcgatg gcaaCACTTATTATGGCGTCAAATGCTGGGCGAGTCTAGAGGATTACGCTTTGGCTGATATTATTGTTGTTGGAGCGTTCTTGGCCTTCTCAAATTTGCAGTGGAGAGCCACGGCGTGTAGGACCGCATCCAAAATGCAATTCGCTTTCATTCATGAAGGCACATTGGTCAGCTCTAG ACCAGCGCTGAAACATTTAGATGCTGCGCTTAATGATCTCAAGCAATCAGTTAAGGACCCAGCCGCCTGCGTGGCTGAAGCCGAAGGGCAGGTGGACACACTTTTGGGAAGCGCCACTCCTCAGTCGGCCACTCCAAAATATGGGACTGAAGTTTCTAGGAGAGGTGGAATGTTTACTCCTACCGGTGTCGAATACTTTGGCGATGGGAAAAAGAATGAGACGCCTACGTCCTCAAATGTTGTGATAAACCGCGCGCGACTTTTGGAAAAATACCCGAATCCTCCAGCCTTGTCCCCTTGGAACGGATGTGCTTCGCCACTTGTTCGCCAAAAATTCAAACCTCCTGCCAGAAAACCACCTGCTGTGTAA